Proteins from a genomic interval of Euleptes europaea isolate rEulEur1 chromosome 18, rEulEur1.hap1, whole genome shotgun sequence:
- the LOC130490754 gene encoding olfactory receptor 10A7-like produces MYSLTLLGNGIIILLTLVDTALHTPMYFFLKNLSFLEICYTTVTLPKMLVNFVSEVKSISFAGCAAQMYFLLSLGTVECYLLAVMAYDRYRAICCPLHYPILMNQKTCVQMAVASWLCGILMPLGNVVWIFTLPYCGPNKINHFFCDVPPVLKLACTDTTKNEMSVLALSVLITLSPFLLVLVSYVRILFAVLKIPSAEGRRKAFSTCSSHLIVVTLFYGSASAMYLRPKSSHTENIDRLVALFYSIITPMLNPMIYSLRNKEVKDALRRLKGKKRFLCELGKYICDRRDF; encoded by the coding sequence ATGTATAGCCTCACTCTTTTGGGAAATGGCATCATCATCCTCCTGACTTTGGTTGATACAGCCCTTCATACTCCCATGTATTTTTTCCTAAAGAACCTGTCCTTTCTCGAGATTTGCTACACTACAGTAAccctccccaaaatgctggtCAATTTTGTGTCTGAAGTCAAGAGCATCTCCTTTGCTGGCTGTGCTGCCCAGAtgtattttcttctttcccttggaACGGTGGAGTGCTATCTGCTGGCTGTCATGGCGTACGACCGCTACAGGGCGATCTGTTGCCCATTGCATTATCCAATCCTCATGAACCAAAAAACTTGTGTTCAGATGGCAGTGGCATCTTGGCTCTGTGGAATCTTGATGCCCCTTGGCAATGTGGTCTGGATCTTCACCTTGCCCTACTGTGGCCCAAACAAAATTAATCACTTCTTCTGTGATGTGCCACCGGTGCTGAAGTTGGCTTGCACTGACACCACAAAGAATGAGATGTCAGTCCTTGCTTTAAGCGTTCTCATCACATTGTCCCCCTTTCTATTGGTGTTGGTGTCCTACGTCCGTATCCTCTTTGCTGTACTTAAAATACCATCGGCAGAAGGTCGACGCAAAGCCTTCTCCACTTGCTCATCCCACCTCATCGTGGTCACCTTGTTCTATGGCTCTGCCAGTGCCATGTACCTGCGTCCAAAATCCAGCCACACTGAGAATATAGACCGGCTGGTTGCTCTCTTTTATTCTATCATTACCCCCATGTTGAATCCCATGATTTATAGCCTGAGGAACAAAGAAGTAAAAGATGCTCTGAGGAGGCTGAAGGGGAAGAAAAGATTCCTATGTGAACTAGGCAAATACATTTGTGATAGAAGagatttttaa
- the LOC130490751 gene encoding olfactory receptor 10C1-like: MENDTSVTEFIILGFSKLPEMKFLLFVVFLCLYFFTILGNIIIVVTISFDIALQTPMYFFLRNLSFLEVCFTSVTIPNMLVNLRLAESKISFVGCATQLYFFLLFGVTECFLLSVMSYDRYVAICNPLRYMVTMDKRTCLQLSVASWLAGFLVAAGHTSFIFNLPFCGPNVINHFFCEIQPLLVLICGNTYWNEVQVIVVAGGVLMLPFILILVSYIQIITTILKMRSAKSRCKTFSTCSSHLIVVTLFYGSALFMYARPKSSYSLDTDKWLSLFYSVITPILNPIIYSLRNKEVKGAMWKLGTKIFLMVKGS; encoded by the coding sequence ATGGAAAATGACACGTCTGTGACTGAATTCATTATACTGGGCTTCTCAAAACTCCCAGAAATGAAGTTCTTACTGTTTGTGGTGTTTTTATGCCTGTACTTCTTTACAATACTTGGTAACATCATCATTGTTGTCACCATCAGTTTTGATATTGCCCTACAGACTCCCATGTATTTTTTCCTCAGGAACTTATCTTTCTTGGAAGTATGTTTCACCTCAGTCACCATACCCAACATGCTTGTAAATCTCCGCTTGGCAGAAAGCAAAATCTCTTTTGTCGGGTGTGCCACACAGCTCTATTTCTTCTTACTGTTCGGTGTTACGGAGTGCTTTCTCCTTTCTGTTATGTCATATGACCGCTATGTGGCCATCTGCAACCCACTGCGATACATGGTCACGATGGACAAGAGAACTTGTCTCCAGCTGTCTGTGGCATCTTGGCTTGCTGGATTCTTGGTGGCAGCAGGACACACCTCCTTCATTTTTAACCTCCCTTTTTGCGGGCCCAATGTCATTAATCATTTCTTCTGTGAGATTCAGCCACTGCTGGTGCTTATTTGTGGAAACACCTACTGGAACGAAGTCCAAGTCATTGTGGTGGCCGGTGGGGTACTCATGCTTCCCTTCATTCTTATCCTGGTGTCTTACATCCAGATCATCACTACTATCTTGAAAATGAGATCAGCCAAAAGCCGGTGCAAGACCTTTTCCACTTGTTCCTCTCACCTCATTGTAGTAACCCTGTTTTATGGCTCAGCCCTCTTCATGTACGCGCGGCCTAAGTCTAGTTACTCTTTGGACACTGACAAGTGGCTGTCTCTGTTCTATTCTGTCATCACGCCAATATTGAACCCCATCATATATAGTCTCAGGAATAAAGAGGTAAAAGGAGCAATGTGGAAACTGGGTACTAAAATCTTTCTTATGGTAAAAGGTTCATAG
- the LOC130490750 gene encoding olfactory receptor 10A2-like → MNHQENATAWSGFILVAFAEAHKFYPLIFVILLCLYLITLTTNMLIILIVKSDPIFNSPMYFFLMNLACLEACYMTVVIPKLLENLIMKPTVISFVGCAIQMFFFLFFGVAECFLLATMAIDRYIAICHPLRYSVIMNRNACLKMVTGPYICGTAVGLVHTTVIFSRPFCDVVINHFFCEIQPLLELLCGETSLAEIQVIGVAMLAVMVPFLMILLSYTGIILTVVGMPSKESKWKAFSTCSSHLIVVILFYGTVCSTYLKPKSNYSPVLDNILSFSYTVVTPLLNPIIYSIRNKEIKGALRNLWNKRISL, encoded by the coding sequence ATGAATCATCAAGAAAATGCCACTGCTTGGTCTGGATTCATTCTGGTAGCATTTGCAGAGGCGCACAAATTCTATCCTTTAATCTTTGTCATTTTGCTATGTCTCTACCTAATCACCTTAACAACAAACATGCTGATTATCCTGATTGTAAAATCGGATCCTATCTTTAACTCTCCAATGTACTTCTTTCTTATGAACTTGGCCTGCTTGGAGGCCTGCTACATGACAGTTGTCATCCCCAAGTTATTGGAGAACTTAATCATGAAGCCTACAGTTATTTCCTTTGTAGGATGTGCCATACAAAtgtttttcttcctgttttttgGAGTTGCTGAATGCTTCCTGTTGGCCACAATGGCCATTGACCGGTATATTGCAATATGTCATCCTTTGCGCTACTCTGTTATAATGAACAGGAATGCATGCCTGAAGATGGTGACTGGTCCATATATATGTGGGACTGCAGTGGGACTGGTCCACACCACTGTCATATTTTCTCGGCCATTTTGTGATGTGGTCATCAATCACTTTTTCTGTGAAATACAGCCATTGTTGGAACTACTTTGCGGCGAGACTTCTTTAGCTGAAATCCAAGTAATTGGAGTTGCTATGTTAGCTGTCATGGTACCATTCCTAATGATTCTCCTATCTTATACTGGAATAATTTTGACTGTAGTTGGGATGCCATCCAAGGAAAGTAAATGGAAAGCCTTCTCTACATGTTCCTCTCATTTAATAGTGGTCATTCTGTTCTATGGCACAGTGTGTTCCACATACTTAAAACCAAAGTCTAACTACTCTCCAGTGTTGGATAATATTTTATCATTTTCATATACTGTAGTAACTCCACTGCTAAATCCAATCATCTATAGTATAAGAAACAAAGAGATCAAAGGAGCCCTGAGGAATCTATGGAACAAGAGGATTTCACTGTGA
- the LOC130490752 gene encoding olfactory receptor 10C1-like yields the protein MIIENSTDMTSFILLGFSDVPRLHPLLFTILFLVYITTLLSNGLIVAIINTNTSLHTPMYFFLVHLSCLEICYTSVTTPRMLENLLVKQTTISFMGCAAQMFFFLFFGVSECFLLASMSFDRYVAICRPLTYHNIMNKTFCLQLVIVSWACGSAVALGHTTLMFSLPFCEITINHFFCEIQPLFELVCGDTFLNEIQVIAVAVLAIMMPFWMIIFSYSCILVTIFKMPLSHNRQKAFSTCSSHLLVVTLFYGTAGFMYLRPKSSYMPSIDKLLSLFYAIVTPLLNPIIYSLRNKEFTEAMCKLWKKYSSH from the coding sequence ATGATTATTGAGAATAGCACTGACATGACCAGCTTCATACTCCTAGGTTTTTCTGATGTTCCCAGACTCCATCCGCTACTCTTTACGATACTGTTTTTGGTCTATATTACCACTCTTTTGTCCAATGGCCTTATTGTTGCAATTATCAATACCAACACCAGTCTTCACACCCCTATGTATTTCTTTCTGGTACATTTGTCTTGCTTGGAGATTTGTTATACCTCAGTCACCACCCCAAGGATGCTTGAGAACTTGCTGGTGAAGCAAACAACAATTTCATTTATGGGATGCGCTGCCCAGATGTTCTTCTTCCTATTTTTTGGGGTGTCAGAGTGTTTTCTGTTGGCATCAATGTCCTTTGACAGGTACGTGGCCATATGTAGACCTTTGACCTACCACAACATTATGAACAAGACATTTTGTCTACAGTTGGTGATTGTGTCATGGGCCTGTGGGAGTGCAGTAGCACTAGGGCATACTACTTTGATGTTCAGCCTTCCATTCTGTGAGATTACCATCAACCACTTCTTTTGTGAGATTCAACCACTCTTTGAATTGGTTTGTGGAGATACCTTTCTCAATGAGATTCAGGTTATTGCTGTGGCCGTGCTGGCAATTATGATGCCTTTCTGGATGATCATCTTCTCGTACAGTTGCATCCTCGTCACCATTTTCAAGATGCCGTTATCGCACAACAGACAGAAAGCGTTCTCCACTTGTTCCTCACACCTCTTGGTAGTGACCCTTTTCTATggcacagcaggcttcatgtatttAAGGCCAAAATCAAGCTACATGCCTTCGATTGACAAATTGTTGTCTCTGTTCTATGCTATTGTGACTCCATTGCTAAACCCTATTATTTACAGCCTCAGAAACAAGGAGTTCACAGAAGCCATGTGTAAACTCTGGAAAAAATATTCATCTCATTGA
- the LOC130489982 gene encoding olfactory receptor 10A7-like — protein sequence MLTKKESILQNRTALDEFILLGLSNEPNWQSTLFSTFLAIYIITLAGNLIIILLTLVDPALHTPMYFFLRNLSFLEICYTSVNVPKMLENLLSGNKAISFLGCAVQTYFTFFLGGSECFLLASMAYDRYVAICKPLHYHVFMNRKVCMGLATASWLSGFFMSFGHTSMVFTMPFCGSNEINHFFCDIPPLLKLACGDTSRTEIAVFVVAMIFVTLPFLLILMSYAGIIVTILGISSSEGRKKTFSTCSSHLIVVTLFYGSACIMYLKPNSTYSPNSDKYLSLFYTVVSPILNPIIYSFRNKEVKGALRRIWERKVFG from the coding sequence ATGTTGACCAAGAAAGAAAGTATCCTACAGAATAGAACAGCACTGGATGAATTCATCCTGCTTGGTCTTTCGAATGAACCCAACTGGCAAAGTACATTATTCTCTACATTTTTGGCTATCTATATCATCACCCTGGCAGGTAATCTCATCATCATTCTGCTCACATTGGTTGATCCTGCCCTTCACAcacccatgtatttcttcctgaGAAATCTGTCCTTCTTGGAGATCTGTTACACTTCAGTCAATGTCCCCAAGATGCTTGAGAACCTTCTGTCTGGGAACAAGGCCATCTCCTTCCTAGGATGTGCTGTACAGACCTATTTTACATTCTTTCTTGGTGGCTCAGAGTGTTTCCTCTTGGCCTCAATGGCCTATGATCGCTATGTTGCCATTTGTAAGCCTCTGCACTACCATGTATTCATGAACAGAAAAGTGTGCATGGGTCTAGCTACGGCATCTTGGTTAAGTGGCTTTTTTATGTCCTTTGGTCACACCAGTATGGTGTTTACCATGCCCTTTTGTGGCTCCAATGAGATTAACCACTTCTTTTGCGATATCCCTCCGTTATTAAAATTGGCTTGTGGGGACACATCCAGGACCGAAATTGCTGTGTTTGTGGTGGCTATGATATTTGTGACTCTTCCTTTTCTCCTGATCTTAATGTCTTATGCTGGTATTATTGTCACCATTCTGGGAATTTCTTCTTCTGAGGGCCGAAAAAAGACCTTCTCCACTTGCTCCTCACACCTCATTGTGGTGACCTTATTCTATGGTTCTGCTTGTATCATGTACTTGAAACCCAATTCCACTTACTCACCCAATAGTGACAAATATTTATCTCTTTTCTACACAGTAGTCAGCCCCATATTGAACCCTATCATATACAGCTTTCGGAATAAAGAAGTTAAAGGAGCTCTTAGGAGAATTTGGGAGAGAAAAGTGTTTGGATGA